The sequence acagacacagacactcgtttaagagtagactttaagaccttcctctttgatagaGCTTATAGTTCAGGTTCAATCAGTCCAGCCTGGTCCAGCTGATAttatgctataggcttatagctgacGCTTTGGTTTTGCTTTTTTCCTCTcctatctcttttttttccttcttttgaaTTTTCATCTCATCTTCTCTCGTCCTCAACTCTTTCTCCCCTTTCCTTTACTCCCTTTTTCAGACTCAGGGTCATCCCATATCTATGAGACCTATCGGATCTGGACATAATCTGCCGACTCGATccgtcctgttgagactctctGATCGTCCTGTTGACGTCCGCTGcctccccactcctcctccactccccaTGCCCCATGCCTGATGGATATGCCTATCGTGAATATCTTATGCCTATGTCATAAAAGATTCACATCTGACCATCATCTGTTTTAACCATTACATCtcttctgtctgtcctctgtaTGACATtactctgcctctctctgttcctccttcctcctcctcctctctccctccccctttttcctttttttccctgaatTGAATAACCCCTATTCTTTGATAGCATGAGACTGTGAAGTGTCTCATGAAAATTGTTCCCTAGAAACAGTTAAAacaaatgattttaaaaaactcaAAAGTATCAAAATGAGCAAATATTCAAAATGGGAGTCGTGATAACAATTATCACAATTACATAACTTCTCCATCCAGGAAAGTAAAATGTTGTCCATGCAGAGGAGGGAGCAATCAACACCAAAACAACCAGAAATGAAAAGTTAACGGGTTTAATGTTCTCTCAGAACTTTAGTCATTCTGAAACAATTCCAACATGACGAAACATATACATGCGTTTATGAACTTCATTTGATacaaaagcaacacaaaaaGTATAGACAATAAGCAACGAATGGCCTGAGTGTCAAGCAACTTGAATACAACATTGTGGGAACACTCATTCAGAAACGTGGAAACCACCTCCCTTACATGAGTACATACAAAAGCGGTCAGAAGAAGTACTGTTATGTCAAAGTTTCTGTGCGCTATAAATATGAaaattttaacattttataacAGAATACTTTCAAGCCTACTGAAGCTGTTGAAACGAACATGACAAACATGGCTCAAAAAGTAACACTTACCATCACTTACCCATGGTATGAAATTATAATGTGTTTCTCAACACAACAAATGATACAGTTTTTTGCAAAAAAACAGCAAGGCCAGGAaggtcaagattcaagatgtccGAAGTCAACAACCATCTGTCATCATAAGAACGGTTTCAAATGTATTCTTCCAATTCAGACTAAATTGTTCCTGTGCTCTATGTCAAAACAACTGAAACCCTCtacattttacaataaaaagtatatatttttttgattgTTACAATGCAGTTCAACACATTCAGACTTCACTGTTGTGTTGGCCCAGTGCTTACTGTTGTCCTCTGAAGACAACAATGACAACGGGAATGTGTCGTACGGCTCATAACGGTCGTCGATTGAGTCCTCTGGTGTGTTAATACTTGTTGTGCCATTCACACTGACCAACACTCACCTCCTCAATGTCCAAGTTTTTTCTGGATTTGTAAATAAACTCTCCGATTGCAACAAAAACGGAGAGGACTAGTCCAGCTGCTAGGACAATAAAGATTCCTCCTATGTTCTCCACACCCAGAGCACTGGCCTCTTTGCTGTCCTCCTCTGGACAGCCATTCCCTCTCCACCATTTCTCCTTCATCATGTGCAGCTTTCCTTCTTCCTGAAGCTGCAAGATGGCGATGGTGATCTTGTCTCTGTAAGGGGAGCCTACAGCAGGATAACAAAAATATCATTACTGTCATTAACAGCATCATAATCTCTGGGTTTGCTGTTCAGTCGACAGATACGTAGTATTTATGGTTTATCTTTGTCTCGGTGTAGTTTGTTATTCATCTCTCTTACCAATCGGGGTTCCCACTCCATAGCCTTTTGAGTCTATCAAGCCTCCAATCTGTGTGAGATTGCAGTTACGCTGACTGATGTACTCAATGCTGGTTGACTCCATCAGAAGAGCGAAGTCCGTGGTGAGAACCCTCTGAATCCCCTCCCGGTTGTTTTTCACCAAAGCCGTGTTTTTTCTCCTGCTCATGAATGCCCACATTTTCTCATAAATTGAGATCTTAGATTTCTGTTGAATCAGGATTAATGGAAGTTTAAAACAATACACATTGATAGTcagcacaacaaacaacaaacaaaaacccaGAGGTTTACACAAAACAGATGATATTGATACACGGTCAGTGGCTTGTTTCTAATATTTCAAATGAAAGAAGACTATCTGCTGCTGCATGGCAGGAGATTGGATGTGACAAGGGTGTGCAAAATATTTAATACATTAAATGTTCTCTGGCCATTCAGATGAACTGGTACATACAAAACATTAAACCTAGAATTGTTTGTGGAAAAAATGTCCATAGTCTTTTAGAAATCTGCTTGTATGAGGATATGTTAAATACACTAACCCTTAACCATGTTACTGTCATGACTTAGGATTTAGGACTAAGGCTAACAAGCCAGGTTTATTAAAACATATGCTCTTGTttgcatccctccatccattgaTGTGCAGTTACTTTCCCAATTACTGTTCAGTGGAAAGGAGATTACCTTGAAAAAGGTCATGGTGGAGCCGTCTCTGACAGCCCCATACTCTATTTTGGTTTGCTTGGCCAAGTCATCTGCTGAGTCGATTGGTGAGTCCATTCTCTCCACAGTGAGGAAGGCAGCCAAATTGGCAGTATAAGAGGAGATTATGATCAATGTAAAGAACCACCATATTCCACCCACTATCCTTGTGGAGAGGGCTTTAGGCATCAGTTCGGATCCTGTAAGATAACAATGCAGAGTGCATTATGAActctacaaacaaacacattacgATGCAATAAAGATACATTATGTAACACAACATAGCCACAACACTGAAAATCTCTATATTATTTTTTCAGGCACACCACAAACATTTCCAAGGGGATGGTCGAAGGTGCGCTACAGAAGGGAAACTACTTCCAGGTATCGACACAGCATTGTGACATAACACTATAATAATTGCAGTGTAGTGGGCCAATACCTTGCTGCATAAGTGCACCAACTCCAAACCAGACACTGTTTATTAGAGTGAAGTTGTTTTCAACCACATCTGAGTCTGGGTTGCAAGGGTGAGGGTTGTACCACTCATAAGGAGTAAACCTGAAGACAAATAGTTCACAATTATTGACGTAAATATAATACCATTACTCGATAATGGGCAacagtgggtcagtggttagcaggtccgtctttcaatcagaggaatGGTTCAATATCAGCTGTTGCCTCTTGGCTCACGGCCTCGTCgttgtgtccatgagcaagacaCCTATaactgaattgctccccgtggCTGTGTCTATGGTATATGAtggtaagtcgctttggataaaagcatcagcgaAATGAAAttgaatgtaatgtaatgataatGACACCAAATGTAGGGCTTTGGCAACAGCTGATATTTAATCACCTCTACCTGCATTATCTCTATTTTTCAACTCATCTTAAAGACTTACATCATAACATTCTTACTAAATTCTGACTAAGGACAGAGACACATGATTGTGGTGAGTTACTCTAGCAGTGTGCCACCAAACTTTAGGTATTTCTTGACTATAAATGAATCCAAATGGCCTATAACATGTTCAACCAAAGTGAAATGTTGCTTTTAGCGAACACCTAGCTAACCTAAAGTTTAACCAActacaacaaatatataaaggTAATTCTATCTGGAGCAATAGATAGGCATTTTGTACACATACGCTTTATGTTTTTACCTGGCAATAACAAACAGAACGCAGCTGACACCGAGGCAGGCCAGGAGCACATACATCCAGATATCAGGAGACAGTGGGTTGAGGAAGGAGAACACTCCTGGATTGGTGCCATTGGGTTTGTGGTAGAGGATGCTGATCCCCAGGGTCATGAAGGGCTTGGAGAAATCTATCACCTTTTCCCTCACATATGTGATAGTGAGAGGTGCCACGGCAAGGTCTGCCACCTGATACAGAACAAAAACATCATGCAGAATTTCAGTTCACGACGGATTATACCGTGGATTGCTCGGATATTCTCTGACATATAATATTGATTGGCACTCACGTGATCAATAAGTTCTCGCACCATGCCATTCCACTCCCCCTTGTCATTCTGAGCTCCATATTTGCCATCGGACACCAGCTTTACCTCACAGGAGAAGCCCAAAATGTTGGAGAGCTCTTTGAGCAGGTCCAGGCAGTAGCCCTCAAAGCGATCATTTCCATACAGGGGCTTATCAGATTTCTTATACATGACATATGGATTTTCCTGGAACAAGGTGCATATCAGACTTCATTagtttcaccagcacattcctGATCAAATGCTGCCTGATAATGACTTTGTTTCATACCAGAATAGTTGTGACAATGAGGGTCCTGTTAGCCATCGAGTCAGTCACATTTGTGGATGAGTCCTTGTTGCTTTCTGTTAAGTTAAGGCCTGTTTGGGAGTTCCACACGCCAATCTGTaagttttaaaatattaaaataaccaCACTCAAAGATCCATAGTTGCCCTGTCCAAATCACCATGACAGTATCACAATAAGGAATGCAAAGAAGGGAAAAGAAACAAGTAGGAAGAAGCACACAACTTACAGTGATAGAGATTAGAGTGTGGGGTaggaaaagaataaaagaatataaacacatatacaacTTGAACCCAGTACctaaaccattttttaagggaGACATCACAGAGGGCAGCACATTGAGTAAACTAATAAATAGAGACAATATTCCTTTAGCCTTCCAGGGCAACTAAAGTACAGACCTTCTTCCACACTTTATTCAGGCGGTTGTTGCCCGCGATAGTCTTGCAgaaatattaaagaaaaaagCATTTTAATCAGAGAGCTCTGAACTTAAATGGAAAAAAGTAAACGATGGTGGTGgaatacaaaaagaaagacaaatgtCGAAAACAATAACTCTTCTGATCACAGCTCTTATTTCTGaccaatcaattcaattcaatcttTACTTCCAactgttttaatttatttgtagtGCAGAGGCCAGTTCATGACCTGCCAAAATTATGAGGAGCATTGTCAAAGTGTACAAAGAAATATCCACAAACCTTTGACCTTAAAAAGGACAGCTACAACTATTTGCAGGAGCTGTGTTAAAGCAGTTCAAAAAGTTCCCTTTCCGGGTATAATTAGTGCACCAGATTTCAAAACACTTTATACTGTTTTATAGACAAGACATATTTCTGCAATTTTAGAGGGAAAAGGGAATTCGCAATGAACACCAGTCGCTCTGCTCTGTTTGTCTATTCTCTCGACTCGGTTGAGCTCTGCTACAACAGCAGCATGTACAATATAAACATGGGTCTGATAGTTCACCTTCTCCAAGCCATCTTCCTTGAGGCTGATGACATCTAAATCAAATTCTTTCCTCAGGCCGTCGGTCTTGTTTATAACTATTTGTCCCGTCAAGCCGTTCCATTGTGCCTGTGGTAAAAACAGTGcagaacaaaaaataaaaatgaaatgaaaacatttttcaaaatatgaataattgATGAGTGCTACATTAAGCGAAGAACATTGACAGAGGCTAACTGCATTTTAATGGACATTTTTGCATTGGCTGAATCTTAAATGGAAATAAGAAGTATCTCTCAGTATATAACATGCTGCACATGATGTAAAAGGAGCAGGCAGGCATGGCTTCTGTCTGAGTGGAGAGCAGCGGGTGGGCAGCAGAGCTCAGAGATATTTGAATACAGTTAATAATGAAGTGAGCTCAGCTGAATAACAGTCAGGTTAAATCTCTGTTCCTCGGGCTTAGAAAAATGAGCTGTCTCTCTATTTTTGCACTGGTGCAGAGAGCTCATTGTTTTATGGGAAGAAAGCAATGCACCTTCTGTAGATTTGCTAATGTCAAGCCGATGATATTTCAAAATTTCATTTTTGTCTTGCTGTGAATCACAGGTAATGAAATTAAAAGAGCATTTCACCACATGACGGAAAGTCTATATCAAACCTCTCCATGTTCCTATGACAGAAGGTGCATTGCATCTAAATGAAAATTAATATATTCATAGATTGATGAAAACAGAAACATTCTGCTGCTCCCTCATTTTACGTATAATCACTGACAAACTGGGTATTTATGACTGATAGTCTACAATTTGTTGTGAGCAGTTTCTTCGTTCGGCCCGAACATAAAAGgtttagaagaagaaagtaGTTCTGAGAAAACTGATTCCTGATGGCCTGTGGATTATTGAGAGCAAGCATAACAGGAATAATGTAAGTTATGTTTAATAATAGACGTCGCTGTTAGCTTTTTCCAAAGAACAGAAagcgataataataatagccaAATACATTTGGGAAATAAAGCCGGTATGTGAGAGTAGAGCTGTCTCACTTATCTTTAAAGGACATGTGTAGAGGCTCACGGCGGTGTGTGTGCATTAAGAACTAGACATTATTGGGGGCACTTAGAGTTACACAAACCAAATGCCACTGAACACATGGTACTAGCAAAAGCTTTAAATCACCTCAAATCATATCGAAACTCTCTGAATGAATAAATGACTTCTGACTGAGGTATGAGGGAAACATTTTATTTGGTCTTTGGGTGAACTGTCCCTCACATATTGCGCAATCTAATCATCTGGTTAATTGCTCTGCTacaccatttttatttttatttttttttattctcaaaATTAATTGGACTCTCTCTGTATATTCACCTGAAGGTTTTTTTGTTAGAAATCAATTACAGGTGTATTAAAAGATGCTGAATAACGCCGAGCCTTATGTTTCATCATCTTGTTCTTTCAGCCTCTAAACAGAAACTTTTATCAGTCATAGTTATAAAATACAATCTGAGACGATAATATCAGTAGTGTGTAAGTAATCCAACACAGTGTTTTGATTGTTGTCCATGttacattattattgtgtgGTAATATAGTGCAGACATAAATCAAGAACGTTTCAAAGTTCTTGATACAGtaaaacatgaattaaaacaaattgttgTGGTTCCTACCAGTTAATAACATCCATTTCAATATGTCCCCTGTGCCCCTGTTCCCCTGTTCCCATCTCCAGACATTTCAGACCTTCTACGTCTGAAACCCTCCAGCACTTCCCCCACGCTCCACCTACCACACACCTGCCTCACATTATGTTTATGCAAAGATATGGATCACAAGTCTAATGACAGCCAATATCGGCTCAGGCTTTACACTTGAAAAGTTAATTTAGTCACATACTGCTCTCCGGACTATTTGACATTTCCTGTGCACCTCATTATTCTGTCTGCACTTGCAAatgaatatttttttctatttgagTTTTAATGACCTAAAATCTACTCTACAGGATACTTTACAATGGCAtctttcaaacttcaaactgaGAATCtagaacaaatatattttagaaGGAGTATTAAGGGAAGTTTAAGGAATCTTGTTTGTCATTATCTTATTATCtaatccagtttttattgaGTACCCTTTATACAAAGTTACACTAGTATCAGTAGCCTTCTGAAAACGCACTTATCTAAGAAACCCCCAACATATGGAACATGGCGTCAATCCCTATCTCCAGAGAGACATCAtgtaaaatctaatctaatctaatcttaaATTATTCATCTGAATATTCACGCTCCTTTTTTTATGACATCATAACTTCTAACTCTATTGTGTCGGCTCCTGCAGCCAGCGAAATTAAATTGGCTttgaaatggatggatggatggatggatggaagaagAAGGGCTAGTGTCACACATTCATAAACCAAACTCACGTCTTTGAGCATGCTCATAAAGCGTGATCCAAAGCGCCAGGGTTTATGTCGGTGGCACTGGAGGGAGCTGACAGTGATTTGGGAGGCCCGTTGCGAGGCAGCAGCCACCATGTTGACGGCATCGTACATCAGAGCTGCTTCTGTCTGAAAGAGAAACATGGCCGTCAGCATCCATCAGCAGGGATTCATTAATGCACTTATAACATAACGAGTGTTGCTGTACTGTACACGCACAGCACTTGTGGTTTTTAAAAGCAGCGCCGGTTTTGCAAACTGCACGGAAAGCAATCAAGCAGAACACACAACCAGCAACAATAAGCCCAATGTGGTGAGCAATTGTATTCAAAATACCTCTCACACAATGCACACAATCAGAGAGCAACATGGTGGACTGCTTTATCTCCTGGTGATTATGTCTGGATGTTATTAGATCGTTGTTGATACAGAAATCAACTTGGCTAAAGACAAACAGATTGTTTCCAACCTTCCTCAGCTGACAGGCTCAGACTGTCCAGTGATTTTCCATTTAATGTTTAGGTTTTCACAGAATAAActcattattttactttttgagCAAGTTTCTTACAGTAGGCTGGATGAACAATTCCAATACCATTAGAGAGGACATCGTTTGGATGAGAGACAAAGCTCCTGCACATGGTGGGCCTTTGGCATGCGGAATGAAACGCAGAAAGTAAAGTCGCTTACTGTCATCATCCCCTCCATCATTCCAGTCTCTGCTTTGGATGGAGACTGCAGTCGCTCCATGGCCCACCTCTCTACCACCGAGGCCACCTGTGGACTGTCTATGTTAAGCAGTCTGAACCCCGTCATGTTGACCCCACTGTAGCGGTACGGCTCCAGGTCGAGGGAGAACAGGTCCTGTAGTAGTTCAACATCATCAGTGTAGAATTAATGTGATccttaaaacatatacaaacgtTATTCAGCAAGGGTAAAGGGACAATTTGCTATGGAATTACACCAAGGGCAATGAAAACATCCAACAATGTTTTTGGAAAACAAACCACAGATGTTTAGGTTCATCTGCATAATCTTTGCATAATCACAAGGTGAATATGCAGGGATCAGCATGCGTAGAATAGAGGGACACTCTATTCAATGGCTCAGTGTTATTATATGCACATGAACAAGGTATTTAATTACTGTTTCtgagaaaaactaaaaaagtcaAAGTTCCTTtgcacagaaataaataaaaaacaatctttTTGTTCTTGAGATGCAGAAATGTGGCTCGAAAAGAGAATTCTCACCAATGTAGTGAAGAAGAAGTGGTAATATTCAGTCATCATCCCCATGGACAAGATCTAAGCAGAATAAGAGAGAATACATTCACATTTCTCTCCAAGCAGCCAGTTTACAAACTATTCCGACCACATCTGTTACCAAGAGACTCTTTCAAATTACAAACCAAATATTTTACAAATTGCCTCATTTAGTACTGTTAGCATGGTTTGCATTAAGAACTATCCAAGTGAGTTGCTCATAGTAGTGTAGTGTTTCCAATCTATCTTGTTTTTCTTAAAGTCTGGCTCAAAAGGCTCTGCTCCGATTTGGCAATAATCATAGGATTTCTGAAGGTGATAGAAGAAGACTAAACTTGCACGAGTAAATATTAAACCAAAAGCAATGCAGAAAAACTCAAAAAAATTCAGACTGCTCTTCACTGAAAGATTCAAATTGAAGTTCTGATACAACCTTACACTTTGGGTGTCAAATTATTAAATAGATCCTGAGGGCAATGACCTTTGCCTAGTGTAGGCTACATGCTGCGAGATGTTTGTCATTCACCTGCTTGAGAACATCGGCTGACGTTTGGTACGAGCAGTCAAAGATGACGTAGAACTCCTTCCccttcttcatctctttcaaCAGAGGACGGGCATCTTTACTTCCCGTTGGCAGCTGGCGGATCTTGATTTTAATGCTGTATCTGGATGGAGCTTTGATCAGCTCTTGCAAACGAATCAGTCCTTAAATTAAAAGCCAACAAGGCAATAATTAGGCTCAACAATCCCATTTACAACACACCCACCCTATGGAGTCATTTTactctaaataaaaaaaggttatttatgATGTAGTGGAATAAAGGCTATGTAATTAATACATGATCATTTGGATTGTGTTTGAGTGTTTTGGTTTCATGGTATCTGCTTGAGTAAATGCACGTTACAGTCTAAATCTACATGCATTTAGTTTCACAGTTAAGGTGTTTATTCTGGAGACAATAAGCAAAAAGATATTCCAACAAACAATGATCCTGTTATCCTTATTATTTATCCAGTATCTCTGTCGGACGATATAAAAAAAGGGTTCCCCTTTTTCATCGATTTAAAACATGTCAATTTCGCAAGATTGGATACAATTCTGAATCTTGCAATCTAATGCTAGATTATATTGTCAGCGTTCCACAACATAACATAACCCATTGGTTATAGCAATTGGAACACATTTAAAGCTTCATGGCATGGGAACAGGTTTATCATTGTTGTATCTTGTATGACAGTTCACAACCATTTATCTGAGAATATGGACAGAAAACACCATAAAAACCCAGCTGAATTTATTAGTAGAACTTATTATCTTACCCACACTTCCATGGTTTGCTATTTCCATTGTTCTTCTTATAAACACATTTTCTTAGCAGAAAATAATTGAAGCGTAGTAGAGGGTTTAAGTCTCTAACTGGGCACAACAATTAACAATCATTTCAGTTAGGTCATTTTTGTAATGTATTGCTTCAGCGTCATCACTGTATTTTGAAAgtggtttaacactttttttcccTACATTGTCGCTAATTTGGCTAATTTGATGACGCAGTTCTTCACTGTGACCACGAGAGAGCGGTGAGCACTGTTGATTACACTCTTCAATTGTCATCATGTCCACCTGACAAAAAGGCTTTACTGTTGAGTCCTGTCAAAATGAATACCAACAAATGtacattatataaaatatattatcgTCACACAAAAAATGTTGCACGCAATCCATTAAACACTTTCCAAAGCTAGCCTGTAATTCACTGAATTTTGAAAGTGTTTCCCAGAAGGATTAGCACGCTCAGGTTAGTGTGACAGTCTGTTGTTGTGTGCTTAGATTCTGTGAATGGAGCTGCTGAAGGTGGTGTAGTTGTGATAGGATGTAGAAAGTGATAAGCGAGGTGATcttacacaacacacatttgATGTGGGATGATGGTTGTCGATGATGCTGATGTTGGTTAAACTATAGTGTTGTGCTGTATTAAACACTATCTTTTTTTGTCATTCAACACCTACAGCTCCCATGAGATTTTGTGGCCAGGACTTGTTGAAGCTAATATTGTTCAAGTCAGATTCCTCCATGTATAATTAACAACAACACCAGCTTTACTGCAACAGTGGGGGTCCCTTCTGCCTCCCACCAACAGACACTTTAGCGTTCAGGTCAATACTACATGATGCAATCAGCTCTACACAAACATGTACATGtgcataaaaacaacaataaattcCCGAATTGTTGTGAATACACTAACATTGTCACATA comes from Pseudoliparis swirei isolate HS2019 ecotype Mariana Trench chromosome 20, NWPU_hadal_v1, whole genome shotgun sequence and encodes:
- the LOC130211103 gene encoding glutamate receptor ionotropic, kainate 1 isoform X1 codes for the protein MAKRKGPLFSLLYFIGEFWLTSQQVLRIGGIFETLENEPISVEELAFKFAVTNINRNRTLMPNTTLTYDIQRINLYDSFEASRRACDQLALGVGAVFGPSHSSSVSAVQSICNALEVPHIQTRWKHPSVDNKDSFFINLYPEYTSISRAVLDIVQYYKWKTVTVVYEDATGLIRLQELIKAPSRYSIKIKIRQLPTGSKDARPLLKEMKKGKEFYVIFDCSYQTSADVLKQILSMGMMTEYYHFFFTTLDLFSLDLEPYRYSGVNMTGFRLLNIDSPQVASVVERWAMERLQSPSKAETGMMEGMMTTEAALMYDAVNMVAAASQRASQITVSSLQCHRHKPWRFGSRFMSMLKDAQWNGLTGQIVINKTDGLRKEFDLDVISLKEDGLEKTIAGNNRLNKVWKKIGVWNSQTGLNLTESNKDSSTNVTDSMANRTLIVTTILENPYVMYKKSDKPLYGNDRFEGYCLDLLKELSNILGFSCEVKLVSDGKYGAQNDKGEWNGMVRELIDHVADLAVAPLTITYVREKVIDFSKPFMTLGISILYHKPNGTNPGVFSFLNPLSPDIWMYVLLACLGVSCVLFVIARFTPYEWYNPHPCNPDSDVVENNFTLINSVWFGVGALMQQGSELMPKALSTRIVGGIWWFFTLIIISSYTANLAAFLTVERMDSPIDSADDLAKQTKIEYGAVRDGSTMTFFKKSKISIYEKMWAFMSRRKNTALVKNNREGIQRVLTTDFALLMESTSIEYISQRNCNLTQIGGLIDSKGYGVGTPIGSPYRDKITIAILQLQEEGKLHMMKEKWWRGNGCPEEDSKEASALGVENIGGIFIVLAAGLVLSVFVAIGEFIYKSRKNLDIEEVSVGQCEWHNKY
- the LOC130211103 gene encoding glutamate receptor ionotropic, kainate 1 isoform X2, coding for MAKRKGPLFSLLYFIGEFWLTSQQVLRIGGIFETLENEPISVEELAFKFAVTNINRNRTLMPNTTLTYDIQRINLYDSFEASRRACDQLALGVGAVFGPSHSSSVSAVQSICNALEVPHIQTRWKHPSVDNKDSFFINLYPEYTSISRAVLDIVQYYKWKTVTVVYEDATGLIRLQELIKAPSRYSIKIKIRQLPTGSKDARPLLKEMKKGKEFYVIFDCSYQTSADVLKQILSMGMMTEYYHFFFTTLDLFSLDLEPYRYSGVNMTGFRLLNIDSPQVASVVERWAMERLQSPSKAETGMMEGMMTTEAALMYDAVNMVAAASQRASQITVSSLQCHRHKPWRFGSRFMSMLKDAQWNGLTGQIVINKTDGLRKEFDLDVISLKEDGLEKIGVWNSQTGLNLTESNKDSSTNVTDSMANRTLIVTTILENPYVMYKKSDKPLYGNDRFEGYCLDLLKELSNILGFSCEVKLVSDGKYGAQNDKGEWNGMVRELIDHVADLAVAPLTITYVREKVIDFSKPFMTLGISILYHKPNGTNPGVFSFLNPLSPDIWMYVLLACLGVSCVLFVIARFTPYEWYNPHPCNPDSDVVENNFTLINSVWFGVGALMQQGSELMPKALSTRIVGGIWWFFTLIIISSYTANLAAFLTVERMDSPIDSADDLAKQTKIEYGAVRDGSTMTFFKKSKISIYEKMWAFMSRRKNTALVKNNREGIQRVLTTDFALLMESTSIEYISQRNCNLTQIGGLIDSKGYGVGTPIGSPYRDKITIAILQLQEEGKLHMMKEKWWRGNGCPEEDSKEASALGVENIGGIFIVLAAGLVLSVFVAIGEFIYKSRKNLDIEEVSVGQCEWHNKY